In one window of Hyla sarda isolate aHylSar1 chromosome 1, aHylSar1.hap1, whole genome shotgun sequence DNA:
- the NDUFA13 gene encoding NADH dehydrogenase [ubiquinone] 1 alpha subcomplex subunit 13, translated as MAASKVKQDMPPPGGYGPVDYKRNLPRRGFSGYTMFAIGIGALLFGYWRIGTWNRERRRLYIEDLETRLALLPLFQAESDRRTLRVLRENLEQEAIIMKDVPGWKVGESVFHTDRWTTPTLNELYNLRPREELIKETSAFNLHV; from the exons atggcggcgtccAAGGTGAAGCAGGACATGCCTCCTCCGGGGGGTTACGGTCCGGTGGATTATAAGAGGAACCTTCCCCGACGTGGTTTCAGTG GCTACACCATGTTTGCTATTGGCATTGGTGCCCTGTTGTTTGGCTACTGGAGAATCGGCACTTGGAACAGGGAGAGAAG GCGACTCTATATTGAAGACCTAGAGACGCGTTTGGCACTGCTACCCCTTTTCCAGGCAGAGTCAGATCGAAG GACATTGCGAGTTCTGCGTGAGAACTTGGAGCAAGAAGCCATTATCATGAAAGATGTCCCAGGCTGGAAG GTTGGAGAATCTGTCTTCCACACGGACCGCTGGACAACTCCTACACTGAATGAACTTTACAATCTCCGTCCACGTGAGGAACTAATAAAGGAAACCTCTGCTTTTAACTTGCATGTTTAA